From the genome of Geothrix sp. 21YS21S-4, one region includes:
- a CDS encoding ribonuclease III family protein — protein MARRDDDLGRLEARLGHRFSDRTLLQEALTHVSASTGRDNQRLEFLGDSLLNFAVAFLLHRERPDWQEGPMSKFRGVLVRTDSLHEWALDLGLDRALTAAHPRKAPPMGPKPLADALEALLAAIFLDAQASGRDGTAAVLASVEARFLAPIRAAQPDAWARLDPKTTLQEAAARLGRPAPAYTLVAQSGPAHAPRFTVRAAVGDLHAEATGPSRKRAESDAARQLLDLMPEST, from the coding sequence ATGGCGCGGCGCGACGACGATCTGGGCCGGTTGGAGGCCCGGCTGGGGCACCGGTTTTCGGACCGGACCCTTCTCCAGGAGGCCCTGACGCACGTCTCGGCGTCCACCGGGCGGGACAACCAGCGGCTGGAGTTCCTGGGGGACTCCCTCCTCAACTTCGCCGTGGCCTTCCTCCTCCACCGGGAGCGCCCCGATTGGCAGGAAGGGCCCATGAGCAAGTTCCGCGGCGTGCTGGTGCGCACGGACTCCCTGCACGAATGGGCCCTGGACCTCGGCCTGGACCGCGCCCTCACCGCCGCCCACCCCCGGAAGGCCCCCCCCATGGGGCCCAAGCCCCTGGCGGATGCCCTGGAAGCCCTGCTCGCGGCGATCTTTCTGGATGCCCAGGCCTCGGGCCGCGACGGGACGGCGGCGGTGCTCGCCTCCGTCGAGGCCCGCTTCCTGGCGCCGATCCGGGCCGCCCAGCCCGATGCCTGGGCCCGGCTGGACCCCAAGACCACCCTCCAGGAGGCCGCCGCCCGCCTGGGCCGCCCGGCCCCGGCCTACACCCTGGTGGCCCAGTCGGGCCCGGCCCACGCCCCCCGCTTCACGGTGCGGGCGGCGGTGGGGGACCTCCACGCGGAGGCCACCGGCCCGTCCCGCAAGCGGGCCGAAAGCGACGCCGCCCGCCAGCTCCTGGATCTCATGCCGGAATCCACATAG